A window of the Gossypium hirsutum isolate 1008001.06 chromosome A03, Gossypium_hirsutum_v2.1, whole genome shotgun sequence genome harbors these coding sequences:
- the LOC107927878 gene encoding auxin-responsive protein SAUR21 — MGIRLPEMMLHAKQTIRSWSRSTHQCSYQRPSAVNVQKGHFAVYVGNEEKNKRFVVPILYLNHPLFQALLNQAEQEFGFDHPLGGLMVPCAEDEFINLTSRISHA; from the coding sequence ATGGGAATTCGGTTGCCTGAGATGATGCTTCATGCAAAGCAAACTATACGAAGTTGGTCGCGTTCTACGCACCAATGCTCTTACCAAAGACCGAGTGCAGTAAACGTCCAGAAAGGCCATTTTGCAGTTTATGTGGGAAATGAAGAGAAGAACAAGAGATTCGTGGTCCCAATATTATACTTGAACCACCCTTTGTTCCAGGCCTTGTTGAACCAGGCTGAACAAGAGTTTGGATTTGATCATCCATTGGGTGGTCTCATGGTTCCTTGTGCTGAAGATGAATTCATCAACCTCACGTCTCGTATAAGCCATGCCTGA